A region of Myxococcus stipitatus DSM 14675 DNA encodes the following proteins:
- the hscB gene encoding Fe-S protein assembly co-chaperone HscB has protein sequence MRTHFDVFGLTRRYDVDVPALEKQYRELSLQLHPDRVAQADAKERLKALEGTTALNEAFKTLKDPVRRAFYLLKLHGVDLEREDAGAQKDMPLEFLEEVMELREALDAAMAKKDLARVQGMGTQVEGRRKAALDEAAGALRALEGGGSGEDAQGQVRKASHALGRVRYFTRFLEQVEAFEEESLS, from the coding sequence GTGAGGACCCACTTCGACGTCTTCGGACTGACGCGTCGCTATGACGTGGACGTGCCGGCGCTGGAGAAGCAGTACCGCGAGCTGTCGCTCCAGCTGCATCCGGACCGCGTGGCCCAGGCCGACGCGAAGGAGCGCCTCAAGGCCCTGGAGGGCACCACCGCGCTGAACGAGGCCTTCAAGACACTGAAGGACCCGGTGCGCCGCGCCTTCTACCTCCTGAAGCTGCACGGGGTGGACCTGGAGCGCGAGGACGCGGGCGCGCAGAAGGACATGCCCCTGGAGTTCCTCGAGGAGGTCATGGAGCTGCGCGAGGCGCTGGACGCCGCCATGGCGAAGAAAGACCTGGCGCGGGTGCAGGGCATGGGGACGCAGGTGGAGGGCCGGCGCAAGGCGGCGCTCGACGAGGCGGCCGGTGCCCTGCGTGCCCTGGAGGGCGGCGGGTCCGGGGAAGATGCGCAGGGGCAGGTGAGAAAGGCGTCGCACGCCCTGGGGCGGGTGCGCTACTTCACGCGCTTTCTCGAGCAGGTGGAAGCGTTCGAGGAGGAGAGTCTGTCGTGA
- the hscA gene encoding Fe-S protein assembly chaperone HscA, translating into MSKNGYLQIHDPLKPKGQAVGIDLGTTHSLVAAVSQGKPHCVPVDEGDALLLPSVVHYGKDGGVVVGTRARALAAEHPTDTISSAKRFMGRSADDAETRKLGHYQFVPGGKVVRFDVAGGNPVTPIEVSGEILRALKRRAEAHFSSKVEQAVITVPAYFDDAQRQATKDAGRLAGLEVLRLLNEPTAAALAYGLDKGSQGTFAVYDLGGGTFDISILKLVDGVFEVKSTGGDSALGGDDFDRAIAQKVFQDLGISAPSPALVAQTLAASRKAKEALTDVAETTLTVDGRAYALKRADFDAWIQPLVQKTGLVCRRAMKDAGVAPGELDGVILVGGSTRVPAVRRYVAELFGREPLGDIDPDQVVALGAAVQADLLTNESRQDEVLLLDVIPLSLGLETMGGITEKLIQRNSTIPTAAAQVFTTFKDGQTGLDVHVVQGERELVEDNRSLARFTLSGIPPLAAGIARVEVRFQVDADGILSVSAKEQSTGAAQSITVKPSHGLTEEEIERMLLDSIEYAEDDIQARQLREQRVDAERVLAEADRQLREHGTLLQGEEKATIDAALAKVREVAAGTDYLKLKEAVHALDETSRPFIERVMNQAITQVVAGHSVEEY; encoded by the coding sequence GTGAGCAAGAACGGCTACCTGCAGATCCACGACCCGCTGAAGCCCAAGGGGCAGGCGGTGGGCATCGACCTGGGCACCACGCACTCGCTCGTCGCGGCGGTGTCGCAGGGCAAGCCCCACTGCGTCCCGGTGGATGAGGGCGACGCGCTCCTGCTCCCCTCGGTGGTGCACTACGGCAAGGACGGCGGCGTGGTGGTGGGCACCCGCGCCCGCGCGCTGGCCGCCGAGCACCCCACCGACACCATCAGCTCCGCCAAGCGCTTCATGGGCCGGAGCGCCGACGACGCGGAGACGCGCAAGCTGGGGCACTACCAGTTCGTGCCCGGCGGCAAGGTGGTGCGCTTCGACGTGGCGGGCGGCAACCCGGTGACGCCCATCGAGGTGTCCGGTGAAATCCTGCGCGCGCTCAAGCGCCGCGCGGAGGCCCACTTCTCCAGCAAGGTGGAGCAGGCCGTCATCACCGTGCCGGCGTACTTCGACGACGCTCAGCGCCAGGCCACCAAGGACGCGGGCCGGCTCGCGGGCCTGGAAGTGCTGCGGCTCTTGAACGAGCCCACCGCGGCCGCGCTGGCCTACGGCCTGGACAAGGGCAGCCAGGGCACGTTCGCCGTCTACGATTTGGGCGGCGGAACCTTCGACATCTCCATCCTCAAGCTGGTGGACGGCGTGTTCGAGGTGAAGTCCACCGGCGGCGACTCCGCGCTGGGTGGCGACGACTTCGACCGGGCCATTGCCCAGAAGGTGTTCCAGGACCTGGGCATCTCGGCGCCCTCCCCTGCCCTGGTCGCGCAGACGCTGGCCGCCTCGCGCAAGGCCAAGGAGGCCCTCACCGACGTGGCGGAGACGACGCTCACGGTGGACGGCCGGGCGTATGCGCTGAAGCGCGCGGACTTCGACGCGTGGATCCAGCCGCTCGTGCAGAAGACGGGCCTGGTGTGCCGCCGGGCGATGAAGGACGCGGGCGTGGCGCCGGGCGAATTGGACGGAGTCATCCTGGTGGGCGGCTCCACGCGCGTGCCCGCGGTGCGCCGCTACGTGGCGGAGCTGTTCGGCCGCGAGCCCCTGGGCGACATCGACCCGGACCAGGTGGTCGCGCTGGGCGCGGCGGTGCAGGCGGACCTGCTCACCAACGAGTCGCGCCAGGACGAGGTGCTGCTGCTGGACGTGATTCCCCTGTCGCTCGGACTCGAGACGATGGGCGGCATCACCGAGAAGCTGATCCAGCGCAACTCCACCATCCCCACCGCCGCGGCGCAGGTGTTCACCACGTTCAAGGACGGGCAGACGGGTCTCGACGTCCACGTGGTGCAGGGCGAGCGCGAGCTGGTGGAGGACAACCGCAGCCTCGCGCGCTTCACCCTCTCCGGCATCCCTCCGCTGGCGGCGGGCATCGCGCGGGTGGAGGTCCGCTTCCAGGTGGACGCCGACGGCATCCTCTCCGTCTCCGCGAAGGAGCAGAGCACGGGCGCCGCCCAGTCCATCACCGTCAAGCCGAGCCATGGCCTCACGGAAGAGGAGATCGAGCGGATGCTGCTCGACTCCATCGAGTACGCCGAGGACGACATCCAGGCGCGGCAGCTGCGAGAGCAGCGCGTGGACGCGGAGCGGGTGCTGGCCGAGGCCGACCGCCAGCTGCGCGAGCACGGCACGCTCCTCCAGGGCGAGGAGAAGGCCACCATCGACGCCGCCCTGGCGAAGGTGCGCGAGGTGGCGGCGGGCACGGATTATTTGAAGCTGAAGGAAGCGGTACACGCGCTGGATGAGACGTCGCGGCCCTTCATCGAGCGGGTCATGAACCAGGCCATCACCCAGGTCGTGGCCGGCCACTCGGTGGAGGAGTACTGA
- a CDS encoding 2Fe-2S iron-sulfur cluster-binding protein, whose protein sequence is MPKVTFKSPLAEVSADVPAGTTLLDAAEQCGAQVGHSCGGVCGCSTCHIWVRKGLDSLSEQTDAEADRLDMGFDVRPYSRLSCQTELSQEDVVVEITEESLTAFMDENPVIRRGLEAQGKWPLKK, encoded by the coding sequence GTGCCCAAGGTGACATTCAAGAGCCCGCTGGCCGAGGTCAGCGCGGACGTGCCCGCCGGAACCACGCTTCTGGACGCGGCCGAGCAGTGTGGTGCCCAGGTGGGCCATAGCTGTGGCGGCGTCTGCGGCTGCTCCACCTGTCACATCTGGGTGCGCAAGGGACTCGACTCGCTGAGTGAGCAGACGGACGCGGAAGCGGACCGCCTGGACATGGGGTTCGACGTGCGCCCGTACTCCCGGTTGAGCTGCCAGACGGAGCTCAGTCAGGAGGACGTGGTGGTCGAAATCACCGAGGAGTCCCTCACCGCGTTCATGGATGAGAACCCGGTCATCCGCCGCGGCCTCGAGGCCCAGGGGAAATGGCCGCTGAAGAAGTGA
- a CDS encoding lysylphosphatidylglycerol synthase transmembrane domain-containing protein, translating to MLFVVLGTLFSLVLLSTAFFRWNPRGPGPLLVPRFSFADFLGDLPGHLVWLIPFVLLQGSVIPLRAVQWQSTLRKRVPFRERYHLVAIGAFAHNVLPGKLGDILRAFLLSRTERIPFLLCLGTVAVCKLMEFAALMLVVSLSLLGPFGDTLSRFQGQLQVAVFLCVGLVVLVVLLARGATPLAAWLHRRHRFPRLEGFLHHVSDGLGSARSFGGMAKVLFFSTGPVLASVLAYGLALQGLAIPGGLFAGAVVLGAISLGQALPGVPAGMGLYYFVTSWAARSLGSSPEDAAAFATLTHLGTVLSQAGVGAVSVYVRKIRIRDLRKGGSLAREAAQHVAHESVEPART from the coding sequence GTGTTGTTCGTGGTGCTGGGGACGCTGTTCTCCCTGGTGCTGCTCTCCACGGCCTTCTTCCGCTGGAACCCGCGCGGGCCGGGGCCGCTGCTGGTGCCGCGCTTCTCGTTCGCGGACTTCCTGGGGGACCTGCCCGGGCACCTCGTCTGGCTGATTCCCTTCGTGCTGCTCCAGGGGAGTGTCATCCCGCTGCGGGCCGTGCAGTGGCAGAGCACGCTGCGCAAGCGGGTGCCCTTCCGGGAGCGCTACCACCTGGTGGCCATCGGCGCCTTCGCCCACAACGTGCTGCCGGGGAAGCTGGGGGACATCCTCCGCGCGTTCCTCCTGTCGCGCACCGAGCGCATCCCGTTCCTGCTCTGCCTGGGCACGGTGGCCGTCTGCAAGCTGATGGAGTTCGCCGCGCTGATGCTGGTGGTGTCGCTCTCCCTGCTCGGGCCCTTCGGCGACACGCTGTCCCGCTTCCAGGGGCAGCTCCAGGTGGCCGTGTTCCTGTGCGTGGGGCTGGTGGTCCTCGTCGTGCTCCTGGCCCGAGGCGCCACGCCCCTGGCGGCCTGGCTCCATCGCCGCCACCGCTTCCCCCGCCTGGAGGGCTTCCTCCACCACGTCAGCGACGGGCTGGGCTCGGCGCGCTCCTTTGGAGGCATGGCGAAGGTGCTCTTCTTCTCGACGGGGCCGGTGCTCGCGTCGGTGCTGGCCTACGGGCTGGCGCTCCAGGGGCTGGCCATCCCCGGAGGTCTCTTCGCGGGCGCGGTGGTGCTGGGCGCCATCTCCCTGGGGCAGGCGCTGCCGGGGGTGCCCGCGGGCATGGGGCTCTACTACTTCGTCACGAGCTGGGCGGCGCGCAGCCTGGGCTCATCTCCAGAAGACGCGGCGGCCTTCGCCACGCTCACCCACCTGGGGACGGTGCTCAGCCAGGCGGGAGTGGGGGCCGTCTCCGTCTACGTCCGGAAGATTCGGATTCGAGATCTCCGGAAGGGCGGGAGCCTGGCGCGCGAGGCGGCGCAGCACGTGGCCCACGAGTCCGTCGAGCCCGCGCGAACGTGA
- a CDS encoding alkaline phosphatase family protein, translated as MVAGQLPFFSRLIRSGEFHLDDAFWGSPTSTPYFQAGLLYGLRHSNLPAYSWFDRALGRELRMNVPSDALEVERRLRGTGRDSLLDGGGHGYFTLFRAGAENALSMSTLGSLKLMAHAFSFEMLGLSSARTRSVWSFLRSLGVEAWRAARETVRWARALGSWSHESAFLASRIFFQRLGWSFAHTKALVDMARGVPVIYLVYGNYDETAHRRGPRSPLARSELHRVDAYLAELYAMARAVERPYDVVILSDHGHVDSVPLEQRQGARLKSVLFDEGPAVPLSDDVARGLCDGRSRPEQDVRPREPFTPVVVECGNFAHVYLSGEREALDAHDVLARYPDMLARATRNPDVGLVAMKRGPSAALVVQGGVYGLEDLERAPLASEFSRPAVRDFLRGLPSMKTAGDLVLFGEAVRRGGTVGFAWEFGSHGGLTRTEANSLVCWPADAPVDLSGLSHCADLHDRLAEAYLEPAHRLRWAP; from the coding sequence ATGGTTGCCGGCCAACTGCCGTTCTTCTCCCGACTCATCCGGTCCGGCGAGTTTCACCTGGATGACGCCTTTTGGGGCTCTCCGACCTCGACGCCGTACTTCCAAGCGGGGCTCCTGTACGGGCTGAGGCACTCCAACCTGCCGGCGTACTCGTGGTTCGACCGTGCGCTGGGGCGCGAGCTGCGGATGAACGTGCCCTCGGACGCGCTGGAAGTCGAGCGGCGGCTGCGGGGCACCGGGCGCGACAGCCTGTTGGATGGCGGAGGCCATGGGTACTTCACGCTGTTCCGTGCGGGCGCGGAGAACGCGCTGAGCATGAGCACGCTGGGCAGCCTGAAGCTGATGGCCCACGCCTTCTCCTTCGAGATGCTGGGGCTGTCCTCGGCGAGGACTCGAAGTGTCTGGTCCTTCTTGCGCTCGTTGGGTGTGGAGGCGTGGCGCGCGGCGCGGGAGACGGTGCGGTGGGCGCGCGCGCTGGGGAGCTGGAGCCACGAGAGCGCCTTCCTCGCCAGCCGCATCTTCTTCCAGCGATTGGGGTGGAGCTTCGCGCACACCAAGGCCTTGGTGGACATGGCGCGCGGCGTGCCCGTCATCTACCTGGTGTACGGCAACTACGACGAGACGGCGCATCGCAGAGGTCCCCGCTCGCCGCTGGCGCGCTCGGAGCTGCACCGCGTGGATGCGTACCTCGCGGAGCTCTACGCGATGGCGCGCGCGGTGGAGCGGCCCTACGACGTCGTCATCCTCTCGGACCACGGCCACGTGGACAGTGTTCCCCTGGAGCAGCGGCAGGGCGCACGGCTGAAGTCCGTGCTCTTCGATGAGGGGCCCGCCGTGCCGCTCTCCGACGATGTGGCGCGCGGCTTGTGTGATGGACGCTCTCGGCCGGAGCAGGACGTGCGTCCTCGTGAGCCCTTCACGCCCGTGGTCGTCGAGTGCGGCAACTTCGCCCACGTCTATCTCTCCGGTGAGCGCGAGGCGCTGGACGCACACGACGTGTTGGCGCGCTACCCGGACATGCTGGCGCGCGCGACGCGAAACCCCGACGTGGGGCTGGTCGCGATGAAGCGAGGCCCCTCCGCCGCGCTGGTGGTGCAGGGCGGCGTCTATGGCTTGGAGGACCTGGAGCGCGCGCCGCTGGCCTCCGAGTTCAGCCGCCCCGCCGTGAGGGACTTCCTCCGAGGTCTGCCCTCCATGAAGACGGCGGGAGACCTGGTGCTCTTCGGCGAAGCGGTGCGCCGAGGCGGCACGGTGGGCTTCGCCTGGGAGTTCGGCTCGCACGGGGGGCTGACGCGCACGGAGGCCAACAGCCTGGTGTGCTGGCCCGCGGATGCCCCCGTGGACCTGTCCGGCTTGAGCCACTGCGCGGACCTGCATGACCGGCTCGCCGAGGCCTACCTGGAGCCCGCGCATCGCTTGCGGTGGGCACCGTGA
- the omp85 gene encoding Omp85 family outer membrane protein: MLLPAVLLVILAAAPVKSPSRPAPGLPPTQTDSGSDIIALPMMTFSSDHGLSYGAVGGIYLYGPGKTPYAHGIGAQVLFSSRGVQSHYLRYDGPRLIGPLRLEAGLEYKRELRSPFFGAGNLSAPDFRGDVDNERYAFDKGAPGGWFRLRGRPFGPEHPLQSYVGYAWRYTSVDAYDHSMLTQQRPLGIEGGSTGQLLVGALWDTRDDETDPLEGGVEEIALRVSGQATGSRYQYAGITLSERRYVRLSSRLTLAQRLTLDMLFGDVPFFEWSNTGGVNVSEGIGGMSSVRGIERNRFSGNIKAFTNTELRFHATNLQVFGKSMKVGAVMFLDLGRVWHPGVPDGEWHEWHPGIGGGVRLSRRAAIVRLDYARSTETGRQRVYVTFGHMF; this comes from the coding sequence ATGCTCCTTCCCGCTGTCCTGCTCGTCATTCTTGCCGCCGCGCCGGTGAAGTCGCCTTCCCGGCCAGCACCAGGACTGCCCCCCACGCAGACGGACTCCGGCTCGGACATCATCGCGCTGCCGATGATGACGTTCAGCTCCGACCACGGGCTGAGCTACGGCGCGGTCGGCGGCATCTACCTGTACGGCCCGGGCAAGACGCCGTACGCGCACGGCATCGGCGCGCAGGTGTTGTTCAGCAGCCGAGGCGTGCAGAGCCACTACCTGCGCTACGACGGACCTCGGCTCATCGGGCCGCTGCGGCTGGAGGCGGGGCTCGAGTACAAGCGGGAGCTGCGCAGCCCCTTCTTCGGTGCGGGCAACCTGTCCGCACCGGACTTCCGCGGCGACGTGGACAATGAGCGCTACGCCTTCGACAAGGGCGCGCCCGGCGGGTGGTTCCGCCTGCGCGGCCGGCCCTTCGGCCCCGAGCATCCGCTCCAGTCCTACGTCGGCTACGCGTGGCGCTACACGAGCGTGGATGCGTATGACCACTCCATGCTGACGCAGCAGCGTCCGCTCGGAATCGAGGGCGGCTCCACGGGCCAGCTCCTGGTCGGCGCGCTGTGGGACACGCGCGACGACGAGACGGACCCGCTGGAGGGGGGCGTGGAGGAGATTGCCTTGCGCGTCTCCGGACAAGCCACGGGCAGCCGCTACCAGTACGCGGGCATCACCTTGAGCGAGCGCCGCTACGTGCGGCTGTCCTCGCGCCTGACGCTGGCGCAGCGGCTGACGTTGGACATGCTGTTCGGCGACGTCCCGTTCTTCGAGTGGAGCAACACGGGCGGCGTCAACGTGTCCGAGGGCATCGGCGGCATGAGCAGCGTGCGCGGCATCGAGCGCAACCGCTTCTCCGGCAACATCAAGGCGTTCACCAACACGGAGCTGCGCTTCCACGCCACGAACCTCCAGGTGTTCGGCAAGAGCATGAAGGTGGGCGCGGTGATGTTCCTGGACCTGGGCCGCGTGTGGCACCCGGGCGTCCCGGACGGCGAGTGGCACGAGTGGCACCCGGGCATCGGCGGAGGCGTGCGCCTGTCCCGGCGCGCCGCCATCGTCCGCCTGGACTACGCACGCTCGACGGAGACGGGACGCCAGCGCGTCTACGTCACCTTCGGTCACATGTTCTGA
- a CDS encoding mevalonate kinase family protein has translation MDRALSAPGKLFVSGEYAVLWGGVARVAAVAPRTEAYVRRREDARVHVCLEEGTLAGSVTPKGVRWAREVPQGFLFVARALDEALRAHGRASQGFDLAIAPSAVGPNGQKLGMGGSACATVLAAEGARYVLEERHDTLKLALLAHTLGQGGKGSGGDVAASFAGGVLRYRRYDVSPLVDASNGGRLGAALVESPSVDVWRLPVPRVAMAYAFTGESASTKVLIGQVEARLEEVGRRAFVARSDTVGQSVEEGLAGGDFRAFTEAVTAQHALLLELGPLETEAMRRVLSMASAYGCAGKLSGAGGGDGCILFAPDAEARAELCKGLEARGFHTLLLEPESGVRGETHVDARLRAWMDALV, from the coding sequence ATGGACCGCGCCCTCTCGGCGCCGGGCAAGCTGTTCGTCTCCGGCGAGTACGCGGTGCTGTGGGGCGGGGTGGCGCGAGTGGCGGCGGTGGCGCCCCGCACCGAGGCCTATGTGCGGCGGCGCGAGGATGCGCGTGTCCACGTCTGCCTGGAGGAAGGGACGCTCGCGGGCAGCGTGACGCCCAAGGGAGTGCGCTGGGCACGCGAGGTGCCGCAGGGCTTTCTCTTCGTGGCGCGTGCGCTCGATGAGGCGCTGCGAGCGCATGGCCGCGCGAGCCAGGGCTTCGACCTCGCGATAGCGCCCTCCGCGGTGGGCCCCAATGGCCAGAAGCTGGGCATGGGCGGCAGCGCGTGTGCGACGGTGCTCGCGGCGGAAGGTGCTCGCTACGTGCTCGAGGAGCGCCACGACACGCTGAAGCTCGCGCTGCTGGCGCACACGCTGGGGCAGGGCGGCAAGGGCAGCGGCGGCGACGTGGCGGCGAGCTTCGCGGGAGGAGTGCTGCGGTATCGGCGCTACGACGTGTCGCCGCTGGTCGACGCGAGCAACGGTGGGCGGCTTGGGGCCGCGCTGGTGGAGTCCCCCTCGGTGGACGTGTGGCGCCTGCCCGTGCCTCGCGTGGCCATGGCGTATGCGTTCACGGGCGAGAGTGCTTCCACGAAGGTGTTGATCGGCCAGGTGGAGGCGCGGCTGGAGGAGGTGGGCCGGCGCGCCTTCGTGGCTCGCTCGGACACGGTGGGGCAGTCCGTGGAGGAGGGCCTCGCGGGGGGCGACTTCCGCGCCTTCACCGAGGCCGTGACAGCGCAGCACGCGCTGCTGCTGGAGCTGGGCCCGCTGGAGACGGAGGCCATGCGGCGCGTGCTGTCGATGGCGTCCGCCTACGGCTGCGCGGGCAAGCTGTCGGGCGCGGGGGGGGGAGACGGCTGCATCCTCTTCGCACCGGACGCGGAGGCGCGCGCCGAGCTGTGCAAGGGACTGGAGGCTCGCGGCTTCCACACCCTGCTGCTGGAGCCCGAGTCCGGCGTCCGCGGAGAGACGCACGTGGACGCGCGGCTTCGCGCGTGGATGGACGCGCTCGTCTGA
- the mvaD gene encoding diphosphomevalonate decarboxylase produces MKATALAHPNIALVKYWGKRDDALILPHQSSLSMTLSPLSVTTTVEFGVATDAVDINGHTAKGSERERVLKLLESVRAQTKQDLGPAKVVSRGDFPMAAGLASSAAGFAALAVAGRAAAGLPSDARAASILARLGSGSACRSVEGGFCEWLRGERPDGEDSYAVQRFDAAHWPDLRMVVAVVDRGEKDVKSRDGMKQTVETSPYYPAWVRDAEAEVPRARELIARKDLQGLGELCERNAWRMHATSLAADPPLCYLNAGTLGLIQQLREARKKGVPVWFTLDAGPNPVLLTNAANEVAAEALARACGALDVVRCVPGGDAVLKQEHLF; encoded by the coding sequence ATGAAAGCCACAGCCCTGGCGCATCCCAACATCGCCCTGGTGAAGTACTGGGGGAAGCGGGACGACGCGCTGATTCTTCCGCACCAGTCCAGCCTGTCCATGACGCTCTCGCCGCTGTCGGTGACGACGACGGTGGAGTTCGGCGTGGCGACGGATGCGGTGGACATCAATGGCCACACCGCGAAGGGCAGCGAGCGCGAGCGCGTGCTGAAGCTCCTGGAGTCGGTGCGCGCGCAGACGAAGCAGGACCTGGGGCCCGCGAAGGTGGTGTCGCGCGGAGACTTCCCCATGGCGGCGGGACTGGCCAGCAGCGCCGCGGGCTTCGCGGCGCTGGCGGTGGCGGGTCGCGCGGCGGCGGGGCTCCCGTCGGATGCGCGCGCGGCGAGCATCCTGGCGCGGCTGGGCAGTGGCTCCGCGTGCCGCAGCGTGGAGGGGGGCTTCTGCGAGTGGCTGCGCGGCGAGCGTCCGGATGGCGAGGACAGCTACGCGGTGCAGCGCTTCGATGCGGCGCACTGGCCGGACCTGCGCATGGTGGTGGCTGTCGTCGACCGGGGCGAGAAGGACGTGAAGTCCCGCGACGGCATGAAGCAGACGGTGGAGACCAGTCCGTACTACCCGGCCTGGGTGCGCGACGCGGAGGCGGAGGTGCCTCGCGCGCGTGAGCTCATCGCCCGGAAGGACCTGCAGGGGCTGGGAGAGCTGTGTGAGCGCAACGCGTGGCGGATGCATGCCACGTCGCTCGCGGCCGACCCACCGCTCTGCTACCTCAACGCGGGCACGCTGGGACTCATCCAGCAGCTGCGCGAGGCGCGCAAGAAGGGCGTGCCCGTCTGGTTCACGCTGGACGCGGGGCCCAACCCGGTGCTGCTGACCAACGCCGCGAACGAGGTGGCGGCGGAGGCGCTGGCGCGGGCGTGCGGCGCGCTCGACGTGGTCCGCTGCGTGCCCGGTGGCGACGCGGTGCTGAAGCAGGAGCACCTGTTCTGA
- the mvk gene encoding mevalonate kinase, with protein sequence MAPGNSLSTFGAGKVILLGEHSVVYGHPALAGPLSQGVKARGVPAKKCQLVLPSTLNRAQRTLLQGAFSRAAKLVGEPPVKVSLDPELPLAVGLGSSAALSVACARMLLLAAGKPPSSKEAARLAWAMEQEFHGTPSGVDHTTSAEEQLLLYRKQPGASSVGKGKTVESPRALKVVVALAGERSPTKKTVAALRQRQARWPERYQRIFKEMGKLASEGAKAVEAGDLEALGDAMNVNQGLLSALGLSSTPLEEMVYRLRSLGALGAKLTGAGGDGGAVVGLFTDPESAVVQLTRQGVRCFSSQLAGPRAS encoded by the coding sequence GTGGCCCCTGGAAATTCCCTGTCCACGTTTGGCGCTGGCAAGGTCATCCTCCTGGGTGAGCACAGCGTCGTCTATGGCCACCCCGCGCTGGCGGGCCCGCTGTCCCAGGGGGTGAAGGCGCGAGGCGTGCCGGCGAAGAAGTGCCAGCTCGTCCTGCCCTCCACGCTGAACCGGGCGCAGCGGACGCTGTTGCAGGGCGCCTTCAGCCGCGCGGCGAAGCTCGTGGGTGAGCCTCCCGTGAAGGTGTCGTTGGACCCGGAGCTGCCGCTGGCCGTGGGGCTGGGCAGCTCCGCGGCGCTGTCCGTCGCGTGCGCGCGCATGCTGCTGCTCGCCGCGGGCAAGCCGCCTTCGTCCAAGGAGGCCGCGCGCCTGGCGTGGGCGATGGAGCAGGAGTTCCACGGCACGCCCTCCGGCGTGGACCACACGACGAGCGCGGAGGAGCAGCTCTTGCTCTACCGCAAGCAGCCGGGTGCGTCCTCGGTGGGCAAGGGCAAGACGGTGGAGAGTCCGCGCGCGCTGAAGGTGGTGGTGGCGCTGGCGGGCGAGCGCAGCCCCACGAAGAAGACGGTGGCGGCGTTGCGGCAGCGACAGGCGCGCTGGCCGGAGCGCTACCAGCGCATCTTCAAGGAGATGGGGAAGCTGGCGTCGGAGGGGGCGAAGGCGGTGGAGGCGGGAGACCTGGAGGCGCTGGGTGACGCGATGAACGTCAACCAGGGGCTCCTGTCCGCGCTGGGCCTGTCTTCGACGCCGTTGGAAGAGATGGTGTATCGACTGCGGAGCCTGGGCGCGCTGGGCGCCAAGCTCACCGGCGCGGGTGGGGACGGCGGGGCCGTGGTCGGTCTGTTCACTGATCCTGAGTCCGCGGTGGTCCAGCTCACGCGGCAAGGTGTGCGCTGCTTCAGCAGCCAGCTCGCGGGACCGCGGGCGTCGTGA